The segment GGTCGCCATTTATcttaataatttaaaaagatATCTTTGTTCTAAGAGAGAGATTAAGACATGATAAATATACATTGCAATTATTTAATACAATCATTATCGCAATGAATACGAATGGACTAGGAAAAGTTTTTGTTGAAGAACTAATAATTTATCATCATTGTTCAGATTTTTGTCCTTGCTTTAAGATTTTCTAATAATTACTCTGAAAATTATGACTTTCAAGCAATAATCGAGGTTTGAGTTGACCACTATAATTCCCGTAGCTTATGCTACGCTCCGCTTTACTCAGCCCCCTCGATGGATGCACTTGTATCGATCGCCGCTCTGCTCTGCAGCAAATGCCATTCTCCAACGGGATTTTCAATTTACATCCCCGGCGTTGTTGGACGTTCGTTGGTGGCTAGCTTCTTTTCTCAGATCAAAGCATTTTCCGAGGCGAAAGAACTATCGAAAAAGTAGACACAAATGCCATTCCATCCCAATAAATCTTCTTAGGCTCTTTAGGGCGAAAGCCACATTTCCGCAGCCGACCGAGGCGTAAAACCAAGATCTTCTCTGCACGCTGGTCGCCGCGCCGCTGCCGGTTCGAGCTCGTGCTCGGGCTAAAGGCACTTTATTTCCCCGCTCGCTCCCGGCAGTCAATGTGTGCCGTTGATTGTTGACATTGTACCTTCCAAGTTATTTACTGCCAACTGTTTTATAATCCTGCCGCACAGTCAGCGTGTACGGGAACGAGATTCGCCAgctcgaccgaccgaccgaaccAGTCGTCGGGCCGGATCGTCCCACTGTTTGATGGTGGGCATTTTCCGAAACGGAATCTTCATTGGTGTGCAGTACAATTCTTTCCGCTTCCTTTCAGGACGGTTGGGTCAACACACAGAGCAGAAGTGTCGGAAAAatagtttgtttatttatagCAAAACAACACGACATCTCGACCTCGGCCACTCGTTTCGCATTTCCACTGTTGTTTGCTGTTTGTTTTTCCCGGTCTTTCTATTTGGATACGCAGGAAAACGTTGCAGTATGCGAAGTCATTGCGTTTTTTAACGTTTGCATTAGGTTTTTTATTCAAGTACAGTATTCGAAACATTGCTTTCAAGATGCATAACTTTCGACTACATGATTGAAAGTAATGCCCGGCGCGTACTTCCAACTTCTAAGCAACATCAGCACGATTTCCTTACGATGACACCCAAGCATACCGACGAAAGATAGTTATggcccagcacctgatctccaagaagtcaaacgagaaatcgggttgctgaagaccaattgAGCCGCCGGTAAGGACAGCCAACCAGTAAAGCtagaggaggagaagctaccagaggaatggatggaaggagttgtttgtcccatctacaaaaagtggGGTTTCATAGCCCATGTTGCAGAAATGTAGtgagtacaatgtgcccacgcatccttattgacttcaaagcagcatgcgatacagtcgatcgaaaccggCTACGacagataatacacgaacacggttttggacaaactgacgcgactgctCAGAGCTACATCGAATCAAGTGATGTATTTCCTGTGCATCTCGAGGACACTCTCGTGTCCTTTTGAAtcacggcgagggttgagacaagctgGTAGCTTACCCTGCATacttttcaacatcgctcttgagggggtgatccgaaaAGCGGGCAACGTAATGAGAAGTAcggttttcaccaagggtagccaactcctaggctttgcagatgactttgatatcatagccatgGCGCGCCATGGGACGGTTTAAAAAGAAGACGAACATCGATATATGTGACGAAACTTTTAAAGGTATCACCTTAATATCTTCCGCAAAGTTTCGTCGCTttataaaaacttttttatagTATTGGAAAATTTgagattaaggggataacacaatagatagaaaaaatggtggttttcaagttgtttaaattttttactttttttattgCAAACTTTTAGGGGATATTTCTTATATTAAATGTTCATTTTACGCATGGGGAGAATGTGGCATCCTAGTATTTATACCAGATATGAGAAGATTTGCCTGTAATGTCTAATGTGCGTTGTTTACACATTACTTAGGTAGTTGCCGGTACCGTGTAACGGGACTGAGGGAAAATATCATAGTGAGTTGACAGCTTCCCGCATTAAATGGGACGTCAGTCATTCAGTCGTGAGACGGTGAACAAGCAGCATATCACAATCCGTAGAATATTTGATCCGTACGTctgtagaaaattcctaaattcgtagaactacggataaatccgtagaccCGGCGTCACTGGCCGCTAGTTATCTGTCAGATAAGgcacaaaaaatgggaaaacaacacgaacatgatcACGAAACATGATAAGAATAGGATTAAAGACATGTAAGAAGCAGAAGTTAGCAATAACATTAAAAAGCAAAGCAGTGTTCAATGCTCGTGCTTTATAGTTTTtaaggaaaaaaatattttaaattttgttcttgAAAGattagatgctacattccgttatcgaaacttgaccttctgtttttatacgacagacttcgcagctagctgttagagtacaggacaattgtcagtgctatgatcctattgacactAACAGCCACTCCCAATCGAGATTcaggcttgttaggccagcatcgcatttcgaggtcaactgggaggctttTAGGAGAAGATACCTGGGCATTAAATTAAAGGGAACCTTCGCAATGGAATAATGAATAAACGTTTTCTAAACAAACTGCCTAAAATTATTTTAGGTTAATCTATACTAGTTTTTTGTAGaaagatgtattttgattgcaaGGTTCGACTCAATCATATAACTCTGGATTCACTCATTTCCCTTCCGAGAATATGCCATCTACTTTTCTTTGTAGTATTTCACGCAAATAGACCTGATTCAACGTCAAAGTAAAATGATAACAAGGTATTGTCCTTAGAATGTCGTGTTTATTCGTGCTAATTGGCAAAATCTGACTCTTAATTTAATCAAATGCTTGCCGGATGTGGATGTCCGGTAATACTAGATGAAATTCATTTATGCGGCCCTCTATCTGCGTTGGCggtgttgctgatatttttgTAGGCGTTGTGTTCTTTTGTCTACATTTTGACAATTAATGAGATTTCTTATAGACGGGAGAACGTTAATAAAGGTTATTCGAAACCAAACAAAATGCTCGTCTGGGATGAAACAAGTTTATGCGTCGAAAATTCATCTCCTTGCAAATAATAAATTGGTATCCATAAATTGGAAAATCAGTAGATAAGTTGAAACAATAGTAAAATCAtatgttttgattaatattttccCAGTTTTGAATATTTGAATCGATTTCGCGGAATCGCGGAAGTTCAGCTTGCTCGTATGAATTATAAACATAACATACTGCATAATCCACACCGGAATAGAACCGAAAGGCAACTGTAGCAGAGCGAATAAGATCTTCGCATTAAATTATCTGCCATATGCACGCAGTGCTAACCACCAATAGCCCGCCGATTTCTGCGGTTcggtggttggttggttggttggtggaGACAAGATGAAAAGAATCAGCTGAAATGGGGGAAAGGATTTCGTTCCGCAAGCACTCACGTTCTTTCCCTATcatcagtgcagtgcagtgtgcaTGCAATAGGCAAACAGAACAGAAATTCGCTTCTGGAAAACGGAGGAAAATTTATCGCCGCTGCTGTACTCGGCTCTAAGAAAGCTTGCTTCCGAGAGGCGCTATGTAGGGCTATACGGGTGGTCATAAATCACTGCGAAAAGCAATGCATGTGAAGTGTTGAATGTTGGGTGACGAAAATAATAATGATATTAAACGGATTGAGATGTTCAGCGTATGTTGCTGCGAGCAAACATGGTGTGATTGCTAAAGCGTATGCGATTCGCTGATAATCCCATGTGACGTGCCAACATGTAACATTTTTATCACCAAATTGATACGGCTTTAAGATTCACAATTCAACAAAAACGCCTATTATCGCTGGTTTGATTAGTAATCGGAAGGTGTTCCGGAAGAGAAAGATGTGTCGATTGACCATATAAATGTAAAACATTCAACCGAAGTCCATCAAACATTCGAAATGTCTCGATTAAGCGCAGTTATTGTACTTGGCTTGATCGGTGCTATTTACGCCAGAACCCTCCCAGACGAATATAGTGCGTGGGAAGGTCGTATTGTGGGAGGTTCCAATGCTGACGAAGGACAGTTTCCGTATCAGGTGTCGTTGCGATCGGCAGCCAATGGTCACTTTTTTGGAGGTTCAATCATTAACAATAACTGGGTGATGACTGCGGCACATTGTACCGTGGGAAGAACGATACAGAATACGATTGTAGTTGCTGGATCACTTCTGTTGAACGCCGGTGGATCAATACATCAGACGGAGCGGATCGTTAACCACCCTGGTTACAGCGCCGTGACATTGACCAATGATATTTCCCTGGTACGCGTAACATCTTCTTTCGTTTTCTCTCCGACAATCGGTTCTGTTGAATTAGAATCAAACTTCATTGAATCTGCAACTGGAGCGCAAGCCTCCGGCTGGGGCCAAACTTGGGTAAGTTCAGCTTTTGATATCAAAACATAACTGCATAATGTTTTAGTAGTTTTCCAGTAGTTCCCGACAGCATCCAGCTGTACCAAATCACCTGCAGTGGGTCAATGTTGACATCATCGGTTTGCAAGACTGCAGGGATGCTTTCTCCTCGGCTAACGCTGGACGTGTTCACGATAACACAATTTGTACCCGATCTGCTACGGGAGTTGGAATGTGCATGGGAGACTCCGGCGGTCCGCTGACGCACGGAGGCCGCCAGCAGGGTGTCGTTTCCTGGGGCATTGCTTGTGCCCGAGGCTTTCCGGATGTCTTTGCGCGTGTTTCTTCCCATCGTTCATGGGTTCTGGAAAATTCGAGTGTCTAGGAAGATCACAGCAATTGCAACGAGCATCGATGATCGGCAGATTTCAGTGAAATGTTGGGCATAAATGACCACCAGATCGTAAAAGAACATTTTATTGGCAAAATCCTAGGTTTAAGATTCATCATAGTACGTTGTCATCTGAAACTGACCAAAAGCTACTCGATTAGAAGGTCGTAATAAAATTGTAGTAAaggatgtcccacatcaaatggcatcacggaaaaacgctgtagaagattacctagttgaccgatttttttcaaactttcagacaatgaaATATAACCCataagtaagcttttggcatatttatttcattcaacttcaataccataaccgtatgctcgcgcCTTATGCTTAACTCCGCTCATAAGATCCTGTACAACATCTAattgcagcttcttctgtacggaaacccacgttttcttctttcttcctcagatttgacctacttggaatgcttccgtagtgcctacttcataatagcccagtatttttcgatgggccatAATTCCGGggtactccgtttgccacatgagcagatcacttgctaaatcatgtatttcttgtcaaactttgacagttTCTatttccttacttcctccggaacatcaaacttgtgctaggcggtgaagaacagtagcccaaTAAGCTGCTGgcagtccgccttgacgtaagtctcatcatccatgatcaGATAATGCGGCTTCGTTAGCATCTGGATGTACAGTATCCGGGttcgtgactttcccaccgtattttgcagttcgtcacgatttggaaccTTCTGCACTCTGTACGTATGCAGTCgctcccggtccttggctctctgaacgaaattcaactttttggccacatccctgaccgaagtattgggattccgcttaaacgctttcacttGTGCGATACACTTGTGATCCTAATCACTATTCTGATCACTctattctgaccgcatttccccttccgttcgatgctcagagtttcgtttcgtttagtaacatttaatcacacgactcaccgttgacggtacgattccgagttgttttccgatgtcctgactagagagttgaggattttccaggtgcttgcgcaatatcaattcgcgacgttgcttttcggatgacgccatttttcctattttcgaaaaacttaaAAGCGATAAAactacagtgtaaacaatacactctagactacttctatccaaattttcaagagaaacaACCCGATGGGTAACTTTCGACAGCGTCCCATTGCccattgatcaatccccctagcagtggcggtACTTccttttttttacgatttttctctgaaacagtttgatgtgaaactATGCTAATATACGACCGCGCagtcgaatgatgttatcagtttttatctaatttgacaacatcatacatttttttgcaatttaaaatgaaaaatgcgGTAATCTAAAAACacacccaattttattttccaatAAATATGTTTAAAATGTTCACCAGAAGATTCTGCATAAGAAACACTTAACTAGAAAACATAATATTGGTAGTTTtggagatatggcgttttgaatatctggggcatgcgtaattctatctgaattgttagtgAAAGTATGTTCAAATTCGTCTGCTTACAGTTTCCGGACATTTCTAATAACTATTCTATtctaataacaaataacaaatgttatctaaaaccatcacaaaaatgattcaaaacgaTACGAAGATCGTAGAAAGATGATTCCAAAGGGCCAAAATGCTTCgaaagaaaaatacaaaaatgacacgaaAAAGGCATAAATTAATAGAGATAACagataatacaaaaataacacagtGAACAGTGAAACAATAGTATAGGGTAATATCGTTAGCATCGGGctactgttatggtcgggtcaTAACGATTTAATGGTTCTACTATACTCGTGCTATCTATttacaagcattgtaaaacttcttactgtgactgctaacttttcacattttggaaatggagaacaagaagcaagttgatgtAAATTACACGGACTTGAAAGCTGCCTTGGATAGAATTGATCATACCATATTACTGGAGTAAACTTTTACAGCtagagcacagacaaacagacgtaacactcgttttccattcttagtACCTATTAAagcgtcatttcaaatttgagcttagttggaaatgtctccgttttggtcaaagtggcgctttttgacgaaagaaggggaattccccgtaaaaaatacttgctatttTTTGATGATTCAATGGCTAAGCTGGTACCTACGAGGAGGAGTGCTGCATGTGAAGCTTGATTCTTgtattttttcacagtttgcgaACATGACTGGAATTCCTCAAAGTAGTAATTTGAAACCGCTACCTTGGCAATATTTTTGACTTCACTTAAATATGCCtgtaagtttattatttttc is part of the Sabethes cyaneus chromosome 2, idSabCyanKW18_F2, whole genome shotgun sequence genome and harbors:
- the LOC128734193 gene encoding chymotrypsin-2-like, whose amino-acid sequence is MSRLSAVIVLGLIGAIYARTLPDEYSAWEGRIVGGSNADEGQFPYQVSLRSAANGHFFGGSIINNNWVMTAAHCTVGRTIQNTIVVAGSLLLNAGGSIHQTERIVNHPGYSAVTLTNDISLVRVTSSFVFSPTIGSVELESNFIESATGAQASGWGQTWHPAVPNHLQWVNVDIIGLQDCRDAFSSANAGRVHDNTICTRSATGVGMCMGDSGGPLTHGGRQQGVVSWGIACARGFPDVFARVSSHRSWVLENSSV